Part of the Syntrophorhabdaceae bacterium genome, AACCGTTTTTCATCGAGGGCATGTCTCACCGCATAGGCCAGCTCCTGAGTGGACAGGGGCTTCATCAGGAATCCCCGGATTCCCGCTTCCTTTGCCTTTTTTGCCGAAACCGAATCGCTGTGGCCGGTAATGAGGATAATCGGGAGGTCTCTTCGTATTTCCAGAAGCTGCCGCGCCAGCTCATACCCGGTAATCCCGGGCATCGTCTGGTCGGTAAGGACCAGGTCGTAATCAGTGGGATTTTGTGAGAATATCTTCAACGCCTTTTGGCCGTCCGTCGCGGCAGTAACGGTGTAGCCGAGTTTTTCAAGCACGCCTTTCCCTAGTTCGGATAAAAGCTCTTCATCATCCACGAAAAGAACGCGTTCCATGCCTCCGGGAGTCTCTCCGGTAGCCTGTTGACAGGCGGCATCTTCAATTCTCGGCAGGAATACCCTGAAGGTCGATCCCTTCCCGGCCGCACTTTGCACAGTGATCTCGCCGCCCAAGCCCTTAACAATACCATAGACCACCGCGAGCCCCATGCCGGTGCCTTTGCCTATGCCTTTAGTGGTGAAGAAAGGCTCGAATATCCTTTTCATCACCTTTTCTTCCATACCCGTCCCCGCGTCTTTGATTACAATCTCCACATACGGCCCCGGCGCAAGCTGAACGCCGGAGCCGGGACCGATCTCCTTATTTGCGAGCGTAACCTCCAGGTTTCCCCCTTTTTCACGCATCGAATGAGCGGCGTTTGTCACGAGGTTCATTATGATCTGCTGCAGCTCCGAAGGGTTTGCAAAGACCCTATCCGATCCGGCGTCCATATTGACTTTGATTTGAATGGTAGTGGGCAGGGAGGCCCTAAGGAGCTTCAGAGTCTCCGCGACCACGGGAGACAGGGGGACAGGTTCTCTTTCATGATCCGTCTTGCGGCTGAAGGCGAGGATCTGCCTGACGAGATCCCGTCCCCTGATCCCGCTCTTCAGTACAAGCTCCAAATGCCGATGTATGGGAGTATCAGGCGGGACATCGTCGAGGACCATTTCGGTAAAGCCGATGATACCCGCCAGAATATTATTGAAATCATGGGCTATCCCGCCGGAGAGGGTGCCGATCGCCTCCATCTTTTGCGCCTGGAGGAGTTCTGATTCGGCCTTCTCCCTTTGAACTATCTCCTCCTGAAGCCTTAGATTCGCCTTCTTAAGCTCCCGGGTCCGCTCACGGACACGTTGCTCCAGTTCGTCGCGCGCCCTCTGCAGGCTTTCCTCCATCTCCTTTCGATCGGTGATATCCCTGAAATAGACCGTAAGACCCTCAGGTTCCGGATAACAATGGGATTCAAACCAGCAGTTGAGGGGAGGGCCATAATACTCTTCGAAATGGACCGGCTTGCCCTCTTCAAGTATGCGCATGAAACGTCTATAAAATGCTTGACTGGGGAATTCCGGGAAGACTTCATCCGGCCTGCGCCCTAACAGCTCGTCCCGCGTGCGGCCCACAAACCTCGTAGCCGCTTCGTTTACATAAGTATAGCGGAATTCCCTGTCGAGAGAGACGAAGCCGTCGGTAATACTCTCGAGGGTCATCCTGAACCTCTCGTTCACCCGTTTCAGGGATTCTTCGGCCCACTTCTGCTCGGTCACGTCATTGCCGATCACAAGCATTTCGACCACATTGCCGCCATCATCGAAAATAGCCTTGTTTGTCCACCTCACCCACGCGCGCTTGCCGTTGCGGCGAATGTTCTCATTTACCGAAACCGCATAATGCTCGGGTTTTTGAATTATATCCCTGGTTAACGCGGATAGATCGCGGCCGAAAGAATCCTTTTCAGGGACGAGGATCATGACGTTCTTCCCGATAATCTCCTCTTCGGAATATCCGAAAAAAGATTGGGCGAACTTATTGAAGAAGGTAATCTCTCCGTTCGGTTTCCATTTCAGAATGATACTATTGGAATGTTCGACAAGGTCACGATAATTCTTTTGAAGCTCTTCCTCGTAGCGTTTATGCTCCGTAATATTGGTAATGACCGTGCGGACCAGGGGCGTCCCCTTTACGGGCGCCCGCATGCTCTGTAATTGCGCGGTAAAGGCGGCACCATCCTTCCTCTTCACGACGATTTCGCAACTCTCTTCTTTACGGGATTTGAACGCCTCCTGGATATGTCCGGAAAAGACCTGCCTCGAAGGGGGTGCGATAAAAGGGGAGAAAGGTTTGTTAATCAAGGATTTTTTCACAGCCCCCAGGAGCCGGGAGGCAATGATATTCACTTCCTTGACGACCCCATGCTCGTCAAATGTCAGATAGCCGACAGGAGCCGATTCGTAAAGATCGGCGTACCGGGACCGTGACTCTTCGCAAATTGTCCAGGCATCGACGAGCTCCCTATTTTTCATCTCGAGGGACGCCTGGTGCTCCTGAAGCTCATGAAGCACCTCATCGATATTGTGAGGCCTGATCTTTCCGGGTGTTACCGGTGTAAGCCCTTCCGTACTTTTCCGGGAATCATTGCCGTCCTTTATATGGGATATCTCTTTAGACACAATACCTCCTTCCATTATTCACTCCCCATGGAAGTAGTATTCACAATATGGGTTGAACATGCCTGGCCGTCAAGAACGATCGGCAGTCTTCTTTTCTCCGGATGTACAGAATATGGACGGGAAAGGGGGGCACGCGCCACCGTGTCCCCCTTTGAAAATTCTAATTTGTGTGCCCGGCTGCGCTCACGGGCCGTTCGCATTTGAGGCTCCGGGAGATAGAGGCCGATACTTTGAGGGATTCGCTGATCAGGGGCAGATAAACTTCTACCTTTGTGCCCTTTCCGGGCTCGCTCTCTATATTCACGCTGCCGACGTGGCTTCTGATGATCGCGGAAGCCAGGGTAAGGCCGAGTCCGGTATTCCTGCCCGGTTCGGTGGTAAAGAAAGGCTTAAAGGCGAGGCGTTTTGTTTCCCCATCCATGCCTTTGCCTGTATCGGAAACGGAAAAGAGGGCACAAGAGCTGTAAAGGTGTTCATATGCCCCATCGACAGGGTATGTGCCGTTGCTGAAATGAACCTGGCCGGTGCAGAGCGTAAGAATTCCGCCTGAAGTCATGGCGTCCCCGGCATTTCTTATGAGACCCAAAAAGGCCTCTTCCAGCCTGGAAGCGTCGGCCATAACCATAATTTCATATTCCGCCGGCTTGAATTCAACTTTTATATCGCGACCCTTGAGGAAGGTGAGCCGATCCCTTAATTTCAGCATCGTTTCGTTAAGGTCGTGAGGCTGTAATCTGATTCCGCCACTAAGATTCAGAATGGGGTCAGGGCGGTGAAAAAGGGTTTCACCTTTCTCCGTCCCGACCCGGATGCCTTCGGGCCTGCAGCTTTTTTCTTTCACAATATTTTTGATGGAGACTTCTTTGCCCATGCCGCTCCTCCTGATTGAAACAAAAATTTATTGTTCTGCTCTTTTGACGCGGATCCGGTCAGCTCAACAGGAGATAATCCTTGATCGTATTACCCGTCTGTATTCAAATTTGTACAAGGTCATCTTTATATAATACAAACTGCATGCCATGACCCGGCTGGAAGAGTGAAACCTCATAACCCTAATTACCGTGCTGTGTTACATATTATCAGCGGAAGAAGGACAATTCCTTTTTCCGTCTTGCACGGCAAGACTGTTTCTTTTAATGCAATAATTATATTGCAGGCCAAGACCTTCTTTCTTCCTTAAAAGGCACGAGACGGTCATCGAGGCATGAAGGAGGGAATCATGACAGTGGTGATCGAGGACGGCAGCAGGGTATGTCGGGTGCGGGTGAACGCCTTGGCTTCCGACAGGCTTTCCAGCTCTTTTTAAGGCGCCTGAAAGAGGCTTGCGAGAACTGTTATTTTACTATGGTTTATATTTACTTGGGTGGGCCACGATGAACCTGCTGATGCGGAGTTTCCCGCCGATCTCATCATTGGTGAGGCCAAGGTGGAGGTCCGCAAATGGATTATGCGAGCAAATACAATATAGGAAAAGCCGCCCATGCCTCGATGCCCTTTAACCTACGGGCGCCCAGCCTTTCTTTTTGAGACAACGACTTGTCACTTCACCTATCTTCTTCGGTCACGTATCCGGAACGCCTTTCGCGGTCAGGTTCGCCCTGGAGATGCGCTCACATTCCTGCCTGTCCTGCTCGAGCGCACTTCCGCTTTTTACGGGATGGCGGTATACCGTGGCGCAGCCGCTCAAAAAGAGGGAGAAAGAGCAAGCAATAATATTATTTTCATTATTCACCGACAGCGTTTATTTTAGTAAGGGCGAGCCTATGGAACAAGGCGGAGGAAAAAATGTGTCCCCAAGACCGGGATTTGTACCGGAACAACCTGGGCAGAATTGCCGGATATGACTTCTGCGGTGAATCCTGCGTATGCCTTAATTCGCTCAGGCCGGAATTTACTGGGGCAAAAGGGCACGCCCTTGAATGCCTTTCGATAACAATCTGTATTGCCAGTAGGTCCCCCTTCGCAGATTCGATGAGGCACGTGAATAGAGGAGGTTTGCCATGATCCTCTTTTCCAGTGTTTTAGCCCTGGCTGCCCGGATCATCCGGCACAGGGGAAAAAAGATGGTCCATACAAAAGCCGCCAAAAGCATCAGACTTCCGATACCCAATCTCCATGATGGTTCCACATTTCCCTCCCCGGCATAGGTAATAGCTCCCGCGCTCGTGACAATACTCGTAATGGTGAGGACTACTCCGGTAAGCGCTGAGGCAATGAAATAAGCAGGTGAAAATTCCCTGCTCCTTCTCTGCAAATTCAGGAAACCCAGTAAAGATATTAAAATAGCGGGGACCCATAGCAAATAGAGGGTCGACAGGTTGAGGTATATATCGGGAAAAAGGTTCCTCATATCGAGGAGAGGCGTCATGGTGCCGAGAAAGGCCAGCGTGCCGGCAATGATGTAGGAAATCCCGCAATATACGTTCTCCCTGTGAGTCATAAAGCCTGCCCGAAGTTATTTGATTTTTAATGAAACTAATTACCCCTATCCGTTTTTGCAACGGGGCCCGCTCATTTTTTCAGGGTAGCATGAATGTCGCCGTCTTACTGCCGTCCCGCGCCGGGCGGTTTTGCAGGGAAAGAAGGGCTTTAATTTGTATTGACAAGACCGATACGGTTTACTACCCTCTCAACTATAGATTCACGAAAAAGGAGAACCGATGGAGGACGAGAGGGAGCAGGAGACGTCGCTTGGAATGGATGAGAGCTTCGAGGCACTGCTTTGCTACACACTCGGCTGGGTAACGGGCATCGTATTTATCGTCATGGAGAAGCGCAGCGCCTTCGTGCGGTTTCACGCCATGCAATCACTGGCGACGTTTCTCCTGTTGTCTGTTGCGATGGCTTTTGTGCTTTCCATACCGCGTTTCGGATTTCTCCTCGCATCTTTTCTGTGGCTGGCCGGTGTCGCCCTCTGGGTCATCCTGATTTGGAAGGCATACCGGGGGCTATGGTTCCGGCTGCCCGTGATCGGTAATTTCGCAGATAATTTCGCGAATAAAGGACCGAGGCGCGGTTCGCCACAGGAATAAGTGGTTAATTCCCGCTTAAGGCAACGCTCCCCGAGACCGCCTTTTTATCAACCGTTTAATTTTTGATCCCCACTGTGCTGCCGTCCATGCTAAAAAGAGCGGGGTCTTCCGGCGCAACATTCCTGGTAAAGCTGCCCTTTTCAATATTAATAACCCATTTCCTATGTTCCGCCCAGGATCGTATACCTTCCTGTAATCGCGCTGTTCGCAGGAGGTCTCCGTGCCTGAAATCCCGCCTTAGAGGGCGACATTCTCCCAGCTCGAAGGATGGGTACGGTCGTACCGGGTAGAAATAGGAACTCTCCTTTGGATTCCTCTCTTACGCGACTGCCTTCTTCCCGTGCAAGAAATGATAAAGAACCATAGTTGCGAGTATCATGAGGGCCACCAACATGTAGAGCCCCCGATATCCCGTAAAGGGGACCAGCGCTCCGAGGAGGTATGGTCCCACGCCGAACCCCAGATCAAGGCAGATGAAATAGGTGGAAGTTGCCAGTCCCAACCGGTGAGGCGGGACTGTTTTTATAGAAATTGCCTGGGCGCATGATAAAAAGTTCCCATAGCCCAGGCCGATTATCACTGCCGCGAGCAATAGGAAGAGTCCATGACCGGCCCGGCTGAAGAAAAGCATGCCGATTGCAAAGAGGGAAAGACAAGGATAGACCACAAAATTTGCCCCTTTCGTATCGAGTAGGCGACCGGAGAAAGGCCTTGAGATCAGGACCGTAGCAGCATATACGAGGAAAAAGAGGCTCGCCGCTTCTTCAAGGTGGATGTGCCTGGCATACAATGACAAAAAAACGAGCAAAACCGAATAACCGGCACCGATGACCAGTATGATGATCGATATGGGTAAGGCCTCGAATTCAAGAAAGGTCGAAATATGAAATCTTGTCACCCCTTTTCCATGATCCCGGCGCAATGGATGATCGGGCTCACCTACCACAAAAGACGTACCCAGACCGATGACGGGTATCAGGGAGGTAATAATAAAGATCATCCTGAAATCGGTGTGTTGCATCAGGAGCATTCCCGCGAAGGGACCTATCGCCGCTGCCAGAATGGTGCTCATGCTGTAATAGCCGATACCCTCGCCGCGCCTGTCAGGGGGGATTACATGGGCGACTATCGTTCCCGTGGCCGTGCTCGCGATCCCGAAAGTCAGACCGTGGAGCAGCCGGATAATGATCAACAGGGGGAGGCTGACCGCGGCAAAATATAGCGCGGAAGTGATGATAAGCGATATGGTGCCCAGAATTAAGACCCTCTTCCTGCCAATATCTTCAATAACGTGCCCGGTCCCCAACCGGCCGACCAGGATGCCGATAATGAAGATGCTCGATACGAGCCCGGCGATGCTGGTGGAAGCATGGAATTTATCTACCGCATAAGGAGCGGTAACGACCATCAATAAATAGAAGATGAGACAAAATAAAAAATTGATGACCCCTACCGTGATAAAATCCTTTGTCCACAGCCTTTCCTTGTTCACCCTCAAACCTTCCCGAATCATAGATTAATCGTGCGATAGAGTACGCCGCCTTGACCTCTTGCTCAGTACGAGAATCGCCATCCCGGTCGTGTGCGTTTTTTGGAGTATGGGCCCTTAAATAATACACGAAACTGCCGGCATACTAATATCATACTGCAGCCGGGATTCTCAATCCAAAACAGGATGAGCCACTTTCGGAGAGGGTGCATACCTGGAGAAAAGATGAGGGGATTTCAGGCAGTAGCGGGTCAAGGTGCGGCAATTACCGGGGCCGGTTTCAGGACCGTCTCAGCCCCCGCTCTTTCACGATTGCTTCTCCGCGCTCCACGGCGATACTGACGGCAGGTTGACCCAGCCCGAGCCTCTGAGCGACCGCGGTTGCAGTCATACCGAGCTCCCGTACGAGAAAATAGCAGAGGACGCTTCGGGCCGCCACGCGGGTGGGGTATTTCCCCGGAAGAAGGATCTCTTCCGAGTTGAGGTGAAAGATCCTGGCCACGTGCTTCTGCATGGAAACGAAATCGGTACCGCTAATCTTGCGTGCATAGGTACGCTCCCATTGCTCCTTGGCGGCCTCCATCACCTCTGCGACAAACCTGCTGCTTCCCAATATGCGTTCGTCACTTCTCAGATGGCCCGAGTCCCGTGAAGGCATCCATCCCCTGTTGCTCCGGATGAAACCGCCTCCCGTGAGATCGCCCCTGCGTCCCTCCGCGATACCCTCTTCGAGGAATTTGCGATAAATGCTGCGGGCAGGCTCTGAGTCCTGATCGAACTGCATGAGGATATAGGTGCTGTCCAGCCATGGCCTGATACATCGCTCCATTATGACCGAGTGGCCCGAGTAGGGATAGGAATCGAGGGAGTCCAGGTCCGGCACTACCTCAGCCCTTAAAGGATTGAGATGGATATACCGTACCAATTGAAGCAGATAGGGCTCTTCTTCGCAAAGGATAGATTTATACCGGTTCAGAAAAAGAGGGCCCAATCTCTTATGCCGCTTGTTGAACGAGACGGAGTAGCCCGTGAGGAGCCGTCTCATGATAGTCGATATGGGGGTCATCCCGGCACGAAGGAGGAGATGGACGTGGTTCGGGAGCAGGGAAAAGGCGTAGCAACTGGTTTTCCCTGCGGTGAATACCTTACCGGCGCGATTGACAAAGCTCTCACGGTCGATATCGTCGTAAAACATGGTGCCCCACCCCCTGAGAATCAGGTGATGAAGTGCACCCGGAGCGTCGATGCGGCTCTGTCGTGTCATGAAGAGAAGGGTAACAACAGAAAATGACCATGTCAACAGAAAAATTAAAATTTGATAATTTAATGAGTGTCCCTAGTGGATACAATTAAAAACAACATATTTACCTCCTATCTTGATTTTCATAATTTAATGGATGTCCCTAAAAAGGCACTTTAAGTTTGAGAAATAGCTTGACATATATAGGTATTGTTTCTAGTATTGTATACAAAAGACAATGTTCAAGGATGCTGCTATGTAGGTTTGTGAAAGGTCTTTAAGCAGGGAATTATGAGTTATGCAACGGGAAGCTACTGTATTGAATTTAGTACAGTAGCAGAGCTTGAAAAATGCTTTTCGAGGCCAAAAAGTTTTTTTCAGGTAATTATGAAATCGATGGAAGCATCAACGCACGATGCTGCCGGTTAACGGGAGCTTAAGACATAAACCTTTCTGGGGGTGAATCATGGAAAAGATGTGCTCACATCAGGATCTGGAAACAGTAAGACAAGAAATTCTGTCCAAAAGGGACTCGAAGAAGCCCTGCATTTCAATCTGCACCGGTACCGGTTGCCTTGCCTCAGGGGCCGGAGAAGTTATGGCTGCCTTTACTGCGGAGATCGAAAGCCAGGGGCTTAAAGCGGATGTAGATGCCAAGGGCACCGGGTGTCCCGGGTTTTGCGAGAAAGGACCGATCGTCGTCATTTACCCCGAAGAGATCTGTTACCTTGAGGTAAAGCCCGAAGACGTTGCCGAGATCGTAAGTCAAACCGTAAAGGAGAATAAGGTCATCGAGCGTCTCCTTTATGTCGACTCCGCCACGGGTGAAAAAGCGATCCATGAATCGGATATACCCTTTTACAAGAACCAGGAGCGAACCATTATCGGGAATAACATCAAGATCGACTCCAAGAGCATCGACGACTATATCGCGTTCGGTGGTTACACCGGTTTGGCGAAGGCCCTTCTGAAGATGACGCCCGAGGAGGTGCTGGACGAGGTCAAGAAATCGAACCTGAGAGGACGGGGAGGTGGTGGTTTTCCCACGGGCAGGAAGTGGGAAGAGGCCCGTCATGCTGCCGGCGATATAAAATATGTAATCGTCAACGCCGACGAAGGCGATCCGGGCGCATTCATGGACAGGGCTGTTCTCGAGGGAAACCCTCACTCGGTCCTCGAAGGGTTGACAATCGGGGCCTATGCGGTCGGCTCCCATGAGGGCTTCCTCTACGTGCGTAATGAATATCCCCTGGCAATAGAAAATGTGCTTATCGCCATCGAGAAGGCCGAGGAATACGGTCTCCTCGGCAAGAACATTCTGGGATCGGGTTTTGACTTTTCCGTGAAGGTCCACAGGGGTGCGGGCGCCTTCGTCTGTGGTGAATCGAGCGCCCTCATGACGGCACTCGAAGGCAAGGCAGGGGAGCCCAGGCCGAAATACGTCCATACCGTCGTAAAGGGCGTGTGGGACAGGCCCAGTGTTCTCAATAACGTCGAAACCTGGGCAAATGTGCCGCCCATCATCGAGAAAGGCTCCGACTGGTTTACCCGGTACGGAACGGAAAAAAGCAAAGGTACGAAAATCTTCTCCCTCGTGGGAAAGATCACCAACACAGGTCTTGTGGAAGTGCCCATGGGCATTACGCTGAATGACATTATCTATAAGATCGGCGGCGGAATCCCCGACGGCAAGAAGTTCAAGGCGGTCCAGACCGGAGGGCCCTCCGGTGGATGTATCCCCGAGCGGCTCCTCGACCTCCAGGTCGGCTTCGATGAATTGACCAAGGCCGGCTCCATGATGGGATCGGGTGGAATGATTGTGCTCGATGAAGATACGTGCATGGTCGACGTGGCCAGGTACTTCCTGGAATTCCTTACCGATGAATCGTGCGGTAAATGCGTTCCGTGCCGTGAGGGGATCAGGCAGATGCTCAAGATCCTCACGAAGATCACCAAAGGAAAAGGGAAACCGGGCGACATCGAGCTTTTGCAGGAATTAGCCGAAGTGGCAAGCGAGGCTGCCCTTTGCGCTCTGGGAAGAAGCGCTGCCAACCCGTTTCTCAGCACCCTCCAGTATTTCAGGGATGAGTACGAGGCCCATATCAACGAAAAACGGTGCCCGGCCCTTGCCTGTAAAGAACTGATCAATTATTACATCGAGCCCGAGAAATGCAAGGCATGCACCACCTGCGCGAGGAAGTGTCCTGCCGATGCCATCATAGGGGGAAAGAACCTTATACACATGGTGGACCAGGACAAATGCACCAAGTGCGGGACCTGCTTCGAAGTCTGCCCCGACCGTTTCGCCGCGGTGACGAAGCTGTCCGGCGTGCCCGTCCCGGCGAACCTTTCCGAAGACCAAAGGGTGATAGTGAGAGAAGTGAGAGAGGCCAAGGCATCGTGAAAGGGATAACCCTCAAGATCGATGGGGAAGAAGTAAAGGCGAGAGAGGGGATGACGGTCCTGAAAGCCGCTCAGAACGCGCACATCCGCATCCCCACCCTCTGCTACCATAAAAAGCTGGAGCCCTACGGGGGGTGCCGGCTCTGCATGGTGGAGGTAGAAAGCCGCGGCTCGGCCCCCCGTCTTGTCGTCTCCTGTCTTTATCCTGCACAGAATAATATCATCGTCCGGACCAGGTCGCCCAAGGTGGACCGGGTCCGCAAGACCGTCCTGGAGCTCCTCCTCGCCCATGCCCCCAATTCCTTCGAGCTTAAGGAGCTCGGGAAAGAGTACGGCGCAGACGAGAGCCGCACCGGACAGGAACCCTCCTTCTGTATCCACTGCGGGCTCTGCGTGAGGTACTGCGCCGAAGTAAAGAAGAAAGACGCGATAGGGTTCGTGGACAG contains:
- a CDS encoding PAS domain S-box protein, translated to MSKEISHIKDGNDSRKSTEGLTPVTPGKIRPHNIDEVLHELQEHQASLEMKNRELVDAWTICEESRSRYADLYESAPVGYLTFDEHGVVKEVNIIASRLLGAVKKSLINKPFSPFIAPPSRQVFSGHIQEAFKSRKEESCEIVVKRKDGAAFTAQLQSMRAPVKGTPLVRTVITNITEHKRYEEELQKNYRDLVEHSNSIILKWKPNGEITFFNKFAQSFFGYSEEEIIGKNVMILVPEKDSFGRDLSALTRDIIQKPEHYAVSVNENIRRNGKRAWVRWTNKAIFDDGGNVVEMLVIGNDVTEQKWAEESLKRVNERFRMTLESITDGFVSLDREFRYTYVNEAATRFVGRTRDELLGRRPDEVFPEFPSQAFYRRFMRILEEGKPVHFEEYYGPPLNCWFESHCYPEPEGLTVYFRDITDRKEMEESLQRARDELEQRVRERTRELKKANLRLQEEIVQREKAESELLQAQKMEAIGTLSGGIAHDFNNILAGIIGFTEMVLDDVPPDTPIHRHLELVLKSGIRGRDLVRQILAFSRKTDHEREPVPLSPVVAETLKLLRASLPTTIQIKVNMDAGSDRVFANPSELQQIIMNLVTNAAHSMREKGGNLEVTLANKEIGPGSGVQLAPGPYVEIVIKDAGTGMEEKVMKRIFEPFFTTKGIGKGTGMGLAVVYGIVKGLGGEITVQSAAGKGSTFRVFLPRIEDAACQQATGETPGGMERVLFVDDEELLSELGKGVLEKLGYTVTAATDGQKALKIFSQNPTDYDLVLTDQTMPGITGYELARQLLEIRRDLPIILITGHSDSVSAKKAKEAGIRGFLMKPLSTQELAYAVRHALDEKRLSKREKGSLHPN
- a CDS encoding ATP-binding protein, coding for MGKEVSIKNIVKEKSCRPEGIRVGTEKGETLFHRPDPILNLSGGIRLQPHDLNETMLKLRDRLTFLKGRDIKVEFKPAEYEIMVMADASRLEEAFLGLIRNAGDAMTSGGILTLCTGQVHFSNGTYPVDGAYEHLYSSCALFSVSDTGKGMDGETKRLAFKPFFTTEPGRNTGLGLTLASAIIRSHVGSVNIESEPGKGTKVEVYLPLISESLKVSASISRSLKCERPVSAAGHTN
- a CDS encoding DUF4870 domain-containing protein — translated: MEDEREQETSLGMDESFEALLCYTLGWVTGIVFIVMEKRSAFVRFHAMQSLATFLLLSVAMAFVLSIPRFGFLLASFLWLAGVALWVILIWKAYRGLWFRLPVIGNFADNFANKGPRRGSPQE
- a CDS encoding MFS transporter — translated: MNKERLWTKDFITVGVINFLFCLIFYLLMVVTAPYAVDKFHASTSIAGLVSSIFIIGILVGRLGTGHVIEDIGRKRVLILGTISLIITSALYFAAVSLPLLIIIRLLHGLTFGIASTATGTIVAHVIPPDRRGEGIGYYSMSTILAAAIGPFAGMLLMQHTDFRMIFIITSLIPVIGLGTSFVVGEPDHPLRRDHGKGVTRFHISTFLEFEALPISIIILVIGAGYSVLLVFLSLYARHIHLEEAASLFFLVYAATVLISRPFSGRLLDTKGANFVVYPCLSLFAIGMLFFSRAGHGLFLLLAAVIIGLGYGNFLSCAQAISIKTVPPHRLGLATSTYFICLDLGFGVGPYLLGALVPFTGYRGLYMLVALMILATMVLYHFLHGKKAVA
- a CDS encoding transposase, with amino-acid sequence MFYDDIDRESFVNRAGKVFTAGKTSCYAFSLLPNHVHLLLRAGMTPISTIMRRLLTGYSVSFNKRHKRLGPLFLNRYKSILCEEEPYLLQLVRYIHLNPLRAEVVPDLDSLDSYPYSGHSVIMERCIRPWLDSTYILMQFDQDSEPARSIYRKFLEEGIAEGRRGDLTGGGFIRSNRGWMPSRDSGHLRSDERILGSSRFVAEVMEAAKEQWERTYARKISGTDFVSMQKHVARIFHLNSEEILLPGKYPTRVAARSVLCYFLVRELGMTATAVAQRLGLGQPAVSIAVERGEAIVKERGLRRS
- a CDS encoding NADH-ubiquinone oxidoreductase-F iron-sulfur binding region domain-containing protein codes for the protein MCSHQDLETVRQEILSKRDSKKPCISICTGTGCLASGAGEVMAAFTAEIESQGLKADVDAKGTGCPGFCEKGPIVVIYPEEICYLEVKPEDVAEIVSQTVKENKVIERLLYVDSATGEKAIHESDIPFYKNQERTIIGNNIKIDSKSIDDYIAFGGYTGLAKALLKMTPEEVLDEVKKSNLRGRGGGGFPTGRKWEEARHAAGDIKYVIVNADEGDPGAFMDRAVLEGNPHSVLEGLTIGAYAVGSHEGFLYVRNEYPLAIENVLIAIEKAEEYGLLGKNILGSGFDFSVKVHRGAGAFVCGESSALMTALEGKAGEPRPKYVHTVVKGVWDRPSVLNNVETWANVPPIIEKGSDWFTRYGTEKSKGTKIFSLVGKITNTGLVEVPMGITLNDIIYKIGGGIPDGKKFKAVQTGGPSGGCIPERLLDLQVGFDELTKAGSMMGSGGMIVLDEDTCMVDVARYFLEFLTDESCGKCVPCREGIRQMLKILTKITKGKGKPGDIELLQELAEVASEAALCALGRSAANPFLSTLQYFRDEYEAHINEKRCPALACKELINYYIEPEKCKACTTCARKCPADAIIGGKNLIHMVDQDKCTKCGTCFEVCPDRFAAVTKLSGVPVPANLSEDQRVIVREVREAKAS
- a CDS encoding 2Fe-2S iron-sulfur cluster-binding protein — encoded protein: MKGITLKIDGEEVKAREGMTVLKAAQNAHIRIPTLCYHKKLEPYGGCRLCMVEVESRGSAPRLVVSCLYPAQNNIIVRTRSPKVDRVRKTVLELLLAHAPNSFELKELGKEYGADESRTGQEPSFCIHCGLCVRYCAEVKKKDAIGFVDRGIHKEIGFVPEIASKECGKCKECFPLCPTEALQAAYIFVEALAFPGQGH